CCGGGCCTGATTATTCCTCCTAGCTTTAAGGTGTTCTGCCATAAAATTAATATTCTCATCTTAATTTCACGTGGACTATATCCTTGACCCTTTGTTCTGTAGCATTTAGCTACCTTTTTCTAACCAAAGTAGCCAGAGCCAAAAAGAACTGCTTGATCAGAATAGTTGAAGCTGTTTTGGATAAAGACGGAGCTCTACCAAGCGGTGTATGTTCATGTGTGTGTGAGACAGTGAGAGAGGGCTGTAGGGATAGGCAAAGCAACGACCATATTTTTGTTTGATGAAATAGGAGGGGTTGGAAACCCTACTGaaatttattaaaaacaaaaCTGTATAAGCTGTACAAGTCCAAGTTCAAGAAACAAAAAAGTCAAGAAGAAAATAGCCAAGATTACTCAAAGCCTTCTAGCCATTGATCTTTAAATGGGTGATGAATTGTTTTTGCTCTTagaataactagagcaaactccTTGAAAACTGATTTGCATCTCTGAACTGAATGAGAGATATTCTTAAAGATGATGTCATTTCGCATAATCCAAATCCCCAACTCATTGTGATAATGATTTGCGTGAAAAAGGGTAATCTGAGCTTATCCCTTATACTTTCCAAAATGATCAGAATGTCGTTGGTGTTAGGCAAAATGACATCTAAACTGAACCAGCAGGCCATAGCAAACGGACAATGAAACAGAAGATGATCCAGATCTTCTTCAACATTTACAGTGCAAAAGACACAGTTATATATAATAGGAAAGATGCATGTTCCTTCGTCTGAGCAGTGCCCTGGTGCTCAATCTGTCCTTTAGGACTAACAAAAAAAGAATTTTCTTTTGTTTTGACAGGTTGATTTCCATTTGTAAACTCTATGCACATTAGGATGACCAATCAGATGCTTGTAGGCCATGCTGGAGGAAAAGGTAGGTGAATCCCATATTTAGGACCAAACATCATTAGCCTGACTTAGCCGCAAATTCTGAAGAATAACCGACAGCTCCTAAAACTGAGCATAGGCTTCATTAGAAAGTAGCAAATGAAATAAATTCTGGAGAAGTGTAGTAGAAGGTGCCACATTCAAATATATGTACTGAGTCTTGCCACATTCAACAACCATATTATGCACTGATGATGCGTGCTTCGGTAGATTTTGGTTGGTGTAGCTCCTCCTGTGCTGCCTTGAACTCCTGATGGACCTAGCAAAGACCACAATCATTGCCTATATATGCTTCTGCATTCCGCACCGCCGGCCCCTTTCAGCTTTGAAAGGAGCACGACCCAGAGAAGAACCCAACATGAaatacgacgaccaccacatcatcaTGTAACAACAACACCACAGCATATCCAGAAGAGCACGAGACAACAAGCAGTAAAGGTCCAAAACATTGTGCTTAAATTTTGGTCTGGTCCGGCCTCTACATAATGAACTCGACATCATGGGAGACCACCATCTCCAGCCAAAACAGTAATAAACACTTAAAAACACCACGAAATTGTACCGAAATAAGGAAATCAACAAGTTTAGCTGCAATGCACGCAGCCCTGCTAGCCATATCAATCATGGCAGCATATGAAAACGGAAATTAACTCACGAAAACAAATTAAAACTAGTTTAAGTTTACTCGATCTCTCTGATCGGCACTCACTAGCTTACCGTTCCATGCATGCGAAAGCTAGCTTTCACGTGCATGATCTTCAGTTTATTATTGTTGTTCATTCCTGACCTGATCCATCACATGTACCATCTCACCTGGGTCGGATCCAGGGCGGCGCCCATGTGGAAGCTAGCCGCCGGCGCCATCGCGTCGTCCCTGCAGACGCCGAGGAAGTCTCTTGTGCTCAGACGACTGCCGTCGTCCACGCCCGCCAACCCTGCAGTGCCGGAGAAGCCGCCGGTGCCGGAGCCTCCCGTTGACGGCAGAGAGTTCATGATGAGATCTTGGAAGTGTGCCTCGTGAGACATCCCTTCTTCTGCTGCCCTGCTAGTCCCCTGGCCGCTGACAACGGTGCCCATGAAGCCGGCTGCACGGAGCAGCGCGCTGGGGGCGGTGCGGGTGGTGCTCGACGTCGAGCCCATCTGAGCCGCCTTCATCAGAAGCGCCGTCGCCGAGAGCCCGgccgatggagatggagatgagtTGTACTGCAGGGAAGGGAAGCCACCGCCGACGAAGTGGCTTCCGATGGACGCCATCACGTTACTATGCTCGGTgttgccgccgccggcgccgccgttgAATTGATCTTGGATGACAAGGCGCGAGACCTGCTGGTTGCTGCCGGACCAGCCACCGCTGGTGCCAGAGAAGAAGCCAGGGAGGTTGATGTTGGCGTTGCTGCTGCCTGGCTGGTGGTGGTGTTGCTGCTCCTGGAGTTGCATCATGTCATGGCCATGGAAGGGCTCCTTGCCGTGGAGCAGAGGACCCTGGCTTCCTTCGGCGTGATCACCGCCGTCCTCAGAGAAGTATTGGTTGGTATtagcaggagcgccgccgccgaggaaGAAAGACAACGAGAAGTCTGACGGCGCCTGAGAACGGAACATGCTGGAGGAGCCCGAGTACGATGCCATGACGTGGTCAAACAGCGAGGCTTCTGCTGCTGAAGAGGACTGGCCTTGATCTGCGAAGCCATGCATGTGGGCGGCGGCGCCGGAGAGCCCGAGGCCCTGGCTATCGCTGCCTGAGTCGACGTAGAGGCCGGCGCCCGGCGGCGGCATCTGGGCGGTCTCACGATCTGCTGCCAGTGCTGCCTCGCACATAGCGCGGTGGGTGACGAAGCTGTCCTTCCTGCATGCGTACGTGGATGGAAGAGTCAAAAACTCAAATTCtaagtataaaaaaaataaaaaaactcaaaatctAGAGATACCACAACGAGTATATACATATAAGGTACAGCTTGAAATTACCAACAGTTGTGATGATAACAAAAATTATTAGGACGTTAGGAAATATTATGCACGTCGTTTATGAATAAATAATAGAACATATAACAATCAATATAAACTCAAATGCCAAGGTAGACTCGTGTTCAAATCAAAATTAGTAGATGTTGTGTTTAGGCTGTTGTTGGTCCGGGCTTACAAAAATATACCTGCTGTTTTTTCTGTAGGCGAAAGTGGTAACATTGCGTGGTTCACAAAAAAATAGAGACCTTGTTAATGGCTAATAATGTATATATAATGGCTAAGATATGGCCAAACCTTAAAAACTATGAACTTCAATACCTATTACTACTCCGTATTACGTTATTTAGTTTGGAAGCACATAAGCTACAACTAATAAGTAACATAAGTAATAACAACCCCCTACCAGAGTTAATTCCCGCCAACTCAACCAACTTGGTTTCAACTGAGTTCTGACTAGTTTGAACCTTGTCTGGTTCTAAGTTCTAACTGGTTATAAATGGGTGTAGTTGGAACTGGATTGCTGCTGGTTTAGATTTAACTGGATTTTAAGTGGTTGAAACTGTGTTCTGACGTGTTTGAGCTGGGTCTGGTTGAAATAGGATCTGGTTTCGACTATGTTAGGTCTGATTAACTGCTGCTGGTTGGACTAGTTCTAGTTTTTGCTGATTCCAATTGTGTTTGGACTGGTTGGAACTATACATGTTTTATAAAAtttcataaaaaaatatatatagccCATATGGATCTCATTTTGAGCAGCACATTTTTTTTTCTGACAACATGCTTCAAACAGATTTGAAATCTGATATACGGTGATGAGAACTCTGTATTAATATTTTTCTATTCAAATCATGGAAAGTTTTTCTCTGCATGCAAGCTACTAGTGGGAATTGTTGACTTGGGCACGttctagggcatgtttggttcgtctagtagctactaaatttagtagcttttagtcactttagtaattTTTCAACCAAACGCTacgactaaaagctactaaaagagcTTTAatcctctctagtaactctggagttactaaaagtgactaaaccgtttagtagctactaaagtttagtagctcgaaccaaacacccccctaGTTGGATTGCTCAATTGATATGTTGCATGAAGTAGGGTGGGTGGGCGTGTTTTAGCCTTATATATCATGCATATTTGTATTTAAGCGACTTGCAAAATCTCTTGAATCTGAAGGATTTTAAGAATATCTTATAAAATAAGTGTCAAAGATACGCATTGAAGAGTGCAAATCAACTGTGGTAAATATTTTTGACCCGAGTAGTATTAGTAACTAGCAATTTATTAGCATAAGATTTTTATATTAATTAAATATTTCATACAAAATCTTGAGTGAGAAAAAAAATAAGCTACTCAATATTAAACCAATAACATCTAGCCGATcattatcctccctttctttCTAGAAGGAAGTCTACTTATTTATTGAGTGGAAATTCTACAAGTGGCAGGAAGCTagtacttaggccctgtttggttcccacctcctaaattttttagGAGCTAAAAGATTTAGGAGCTTTTAGCAGCCATCTAAAATCTCCTAAAAATatgtttggttccacctcctaaagGTGACTAAAAGCAATAAGTACTGTTGAACAAAGACACTTTTGCCCTTCCTCCTCCTACCCCTGCTACCCCTGCACCCGCCGCCTCCCGCTCCGGCGAGGCCGGCTCCACCGCAGGCGCGCGCCCCTCCGCCCGTCGCACCACCAGCCTGCCCGCGAGCTCCGCGGCGAGCCTGGACGCGAGCGCCGCGGCGAGGCTGGGCGCGAGCTCAACGGCGGCGAGCCTTCCCGCGAGCTCCGCGGCGAGGCTGCCCACGAGCGCCACGGCGAGCC
The nucleotide sequence above comes from Miscanthus floridulus cultivar M001 unplaced genomic scaffold, ASM1932011v1 fs_558_2_3, whole genome shotgun sequence. Encoded proteins:
- the LOC136532250 gene encoding protein indeterminate-domain 7-like — protein: MSTRSRRFGRVIGEMQMEPQGFSLQQNSTIAPGDVASSKKKRNRPGNPRPDAEVVALSPQTLMATNRFVCEVCHKGFQRDQNLQLHLRGHNMPWKLKQKNPKEPRRRVYLCPEPTCVHHNPSRALGDLTGIKKHYCRKHGEKNLKCDKCNKRYAVESDWKAHCKTCGTREYRCECNAPFSRKDSFVTHRAMCEAALAADRETAQMPPPGAGLYVDSGSDSQGLGLSGAAAHMHGFADQGQSSSAAEASLFDHVMASYSGSSSMFRSQAPSDFSLSFFLGGGAPANTNQYFSEDGGDHAEGSQGPLLHGKEPFHGHDMMQLQEQQHHHQPGSSNANINLPGFFSGTSGGWSGSNQQVSRLVIQDQFNGGAGGGNTEHSNVMASIGSHFVGGGFPSLQYNSSPSPSAGLSATALLMKAAQMGSTSSTTRTAPSALLRAAGFMGTVVSGQGTSRAAEEGMSHEAHFQDLIMNSLPSTGGSGTGGFSGTAGLAGVDDGSRLSTRDFLGVCRDDAMAPAASFHMGAALDPTQVRWYM